One Methylocaldum marinum DNA window includes the following coding sequences:
- a CDS encoding Fis family transcriptional regulator, with product MTSGADWLSAFPIQPATEAVEALQEAWCILAEKPRADFNPKTKEPVLTKTLKMYVENVTARERGLLGMWAAENVIGDFDPETGKILEERRTDIVYGWNNESQSIQLVFEFKRLGKQKSHRTHYLGKNGLGRFVSGIYSRRQSVAAMVGILLDPEHEVVPLLRKAFEGADLATELRLRPTTAGAPLQRPSSLFRTADFDTEHERDADLAPTHGHIRVSHFFLQFGYPTSTTKAKATTL from the coding sequence GTGACTTCAGGCGCCGACTGGCTCTCCGCTTTCCCGATCCAGCCTGCCACTGAAGCCGTCGAAGCGCTTCAAGAAGCATGGTGCATATTGGCCGAAAAGCCGCGGGCGGACTTTAATCCAAAGACGAAGGAGCCCGTCCTCACAAAGACGCTGAAGATGTATGTTGAGAATGTCACGGCGCGAGAACGCGGCCTTCTTGGCATGTGGGCGGCCGAGAACGTGATAGGCGATTTCGATCCGGAGACTGGCAAAATCCTCGAGGAGCGGAGGACTGATATCGTCTATGGCTGGAATAATGAAAGTCAGAGTATTCAACTTGTTTTTGAATTTAAGCGGTTGGGTAAGCAGAAGAGCCACCGAACACACTATCTCGGCAAGAATGGGTTAGGTCGATTCGTGTCGGGTATCTACAGTCGCCGCCAGTCGGTGGCGGCAATGGTCGGAATCTTGCTCGATCCGGAACACGAGGTAGTACCACTTCTCAGGAAGGCCTTTGAGGGCGCTGATCTTGCGACAGAGTTACGGCTCCGACCGACGACAGCCGGGGCGCCCCTGCAGCGGCCGTCTAGCTTGTTTAGGACGGCCGACTTTGATACTGAACACGAGCGCGACGCCGATCTGGCGCCAACGCACGGCCATATTCGGGTATCGCATTTCTTTCTGCAGTTCGGTTATCCGACGAGTACCACCAAGGCGAAGGCGACTACCCTCTAA
- a CDS encoding HsdM family class I SAM-dependent methyltransferase produces MALQNWLERLGYAAEPAVLHRRGATVPENHPYALEIKTLLKPDGAVRAQAVFDVEGVPTVVIIGNDDQPLTEQDLDDVRKRVWNQNLAAVVIEIQCDSALVVPARKLRNAGKRLALGEARPDGPFSAADIASANLSRREPTWFDVKERVDQKLLTNLSTTVSRLTSSGFLNVSDEGSCRQLAELLMGQVLFVSYLEHREIVSSTYREKRSVCELHSLVDRADRAGIRNLIDWLRSDFNGDFLGEDCHDPWAMLSHQGFKLLSLFLKHTDMRTGQGDFWNYDFNYIPVELLSGIYETFLTPEQQAKDGAYYTPRHLATLVVDLAFATSSDPLQETIFDGACGSGILLTTAYRRLIALSEARHQCQLSFAERGDLLKSRIFGGDINFMACRVTAFSLYLSLLEGLDPADILEAQEREGVKLPSLAGANLVHGTAAADFFVDTHSFDGQRFSLVISNPPWTKPESEDISSADIWADRSGIPFVRRQIAGAYALRALDFLTDSGRACIILPIGQFLAPPSERFVSYLLGLYRPNRLINFGDLQGLLFPSAENTCHVFVGEKRPKTAAHHIPFGETFDYCVPKADMSLALGRLTMQSADRHILQTRSVAQDPQLLITMMWGDANDLALWIRLTARGTFADFWKGHRAFRRWINRKGIQLNDKTRETVSAERLREMPFVPITALRAGSPVLHPELLEQWPEDQEHVVGLTDDIIKVFDGPRVLFSDGFSKQEHNIRAVFFDGPASFTHSVGVIAGPKTDATLLKFAAVYLRSSLARYFLMMRGWKMLCERNGLHLIDLERFPFFDPESAPDPKAAAASLASVADQMDALAQLPELEQPRSYDELRSALDEAVFDYFGLTENERVLVRETVEVLMPSIRPRSFKSLDTPAQRQAGSDDFRTYAAMLGEALTSWRVRTQGRGRFDVRVTLTDPKRAGPSGIVRIAYAESPTGAPTVDATINDQLVLATLAELRSAGLRTIPAGAALTLVPDAHIWVDGALYLVRSLARRNWTVRQALRDAEHIVRSVQSRAGKAKPLEVT; encoded by the coding sequence GTGGCCCTGCAGAACTGGCTGGAACGGCTTGGCTATGCTGCCGAACCTGCTGTTTTGCATCGACGCGGCGCAACTGTTCCAGAAAATCATCCCTACGCATTGGAGATCAAAACTCTCCTTAAGCCGGATGGAGCAGTTCGGGCGCAGGCCGTCTTTGATGTCGAAGGCGTGCCGACCGTTGTGATTATCGGGAATGATGACCAGCCTCTAACGGAGCAGGATTTAGATGATGTGCGTAAGCGCGTCTGGAACCAAAACCTGGCGGCCGTCGTAATCGAGATCCAGTGCGACTCTGCTCTGGTGGTTCCAGCGCGCAAGCTCCGGAATGCGGGCAAGAGGCTAGCGCTGGGGGAAGCGCGGCCGGATGGGCCTTTTTCGGCTGCCGACATTGCATCTGCAAACCTGTCTCGTCGCGAGCCCACATGGTTTGACGTCAAGGAACGTGTCGACCAGAAGCTGCTCACCAACCTCTCGACTACGGTCAGTCGCCTAACAAGTTCTGGATTTTTGAATGTTTCAGATGAAGGTTCATGTCGCCAATTGGCCGAGCTGTTGATGGGGCAAGTGCTCTTTGTGAGCTACCTTGAGCATCGCGAGATCGTTAGCTCGACCTACCGGGAAAAGCGCTCAGTCTGTGAGCTTCACAGTCTGGTTGATCGCGCCGACCGAGCAGGCATTCGCAATCTGATCGATTGGCTCCGATCGGACTTCAACGGCGACTTTCTCGGAGAGGATTGTCATGATCCCTGGGCGATGCTGAGTCACCAAGGCTTTAAGCTTCTCAGCCTGTTCCTGAAACACACCGACATGCGTACTGGTCAAGGTGATTTTTGGAACTATGACTTCAACTACATTCCCGTCGAGCTGTTGTCCGGTATTTACGAGACGTTCTTGACCCCTGAGCAGCAGGCCAAGGATGGCGCGTACTACACGCCGCGTCATCTTGCCACGCTCGTGGTCGACCTAGCGTTCGCAACATCGAGCGATCCGCTTCAGGAGACGATCTTCGACGGGGCGTGTGGTTCCGGTATTCTGTTAACGACAGCGTATCGCCGCTTGATCGCCCTTTCCGAAGCACGTCATCAATGCCAACTAAGTTTTGCCGAGCGAGGGGACCTTTTAAAGAGCCGTATCTTCGGCGGCGACATCAACTTCATGGCTTGCCGGGTCACTGCCTTTAGCCTCTATCTTTCGCTCCTCGAAGGACTAGACCCGGCCGACATATTAGAAGCGCAAGAACGTGAAGGTGTAAAGCTGCCCTCACTGGCTGGGGCAAACCTCGTCCATGGAACTGCTGCGGCCGACTTTTTTGTCGATACGCACAGCTTCGATGGTCAGCGGTTCTCGCTCGTAATCTCGAATCCGCCCTGGACGAAGCCGGAGAGTGAAGACATCAGCTCTGCTGATATTTGGGCCGATCGATCCGGAATACCGTTTGTCCGTCGCCAAATCGCCGGGGCCTACGCATTGCGCGCACTCGACTTTCTCACCGATAGCGGCCGCGCTTGTATCATCCTTCCGATTGGCCAATTCTTAGCGCCGCCGAGCGAGCGCTTCGTCTCGTATTTGCTGGGCCTTTACCGCCCAAATCGTTTAATCAACTTCGGCGATCTGCAAGGTCTGTTGTTTCCTTCCGCTGAAAATACCTGTCATGTATTTGTTGGAGAAAAGCGCCCGAAGACAGCAGCACACCACATTCCGTTCGGTGAAACATTCGATTACTGCGTGCCGAAGGCCGATATGAGTTTGGCGCTCGGCCGCCTGACCATGCAATCTGCCGATCGCCACATTCTCCAGACCCGGTCGGTCGCACAAGATCCTCAGTTGCTTATTACCATGATGTGGGGCGACGCGAATGATCTTGCGCTTTGGATACGCCTAACTGCGCGTGGCACTTTTGCAGATTTCTGGAAAGGCCACCGCGCGTTCCGGAGATGGATTAATCGCAAGGGCATTCAGCTCAACGACAAGACCCGAGAGACGGTAAGTGCAGAGCGTCTTCGAGAAATGCCGTTCGTGCCTATTACGGCTTTGCGCGCCGGATCACCGGTCTTACACCCCGAGCTTCTGGAGCAGTGGCCTGAAGATCAAGAGCACGTGGTCGGCCTGACGGACGATATTATAAAGGTGTTCGATGGTCCACGGGTTCTATTCTCTGATGGTTTTTCCAAACAGGAACATAACATCAGGGCGGTCTTTTTCGATGGACCAGCGTCGTTCACGCATAGCGTTGGGGTGATCGCGGGGCCTAAAACGGACGCAACCCTTCTGAAGTTTGCTGCCGTTTATCTGCGCTCGAGCTTGGCTCGCTATTTTTTGATGATGCGGGGCTGGAAGATGCTGTGCGAGCGTAATGGATTACACCTCATAGATCTTGAAAGATTTCCCTTCTTTGATCCGGAAAGTGCGCCTGATCCTAAAGCTGCCGCGGCTTCATTAGCATCCGTCGCAGATCAGATGGATGCATTGGCCCAGCTTCCAGAGCTTGAGCAGCCACGTAGCTATGATGAACTACGGTCAGCGCTGGATGAAGCTGTTTTCGATTATTTTGGCCTCACCGAAAACGAGCGCGTGCTGGTTCGCGAAACCGTCGAGGTCCTCATGCCGTCTATCCGGCCTCGTAGCTTCAAGAGTCTTGACACGCCAGCCCAGCGCCAAGCTGGCTCCGATGATTTCCGGACTTATGCCGCAATGCTTGGTGAGGCGCTGACATCTTGGCGTGTGCGTACGCAAGGACGTGGCCGCTTCGATGTGCGGGTCACGCTCACCGATCCTAAACGAGCTGGTCCGTCAGGGATCGTCCGCATTGCTTATGCTGAATCGCCGACCGGGGCGCCTACTGTCGACGCGACGATCAATGACCAACTAGTGCTCGCAACACTTGCCGAATTACGCTCGGCCGGCCTGCGCACCATTCCGGCGGGCGCCGCCCTGACGCTAGTACCGGATGCCCACATCTGGGTAGATGGTGCCCTGTATCTTGTGCGCTCGCTCGCACGCCGAAATTGGACGGTGCGACAGGCGCTGCGGGATGCCGAACACATTGTCCGGTCCGTGCAAAGCCGGGCTGGCAAAGCTAAGCCGCTGGAAGTTACGTGA
- a CDS encoding MerR family transcriptional regulator, whose amino-acid sequence MCYVTTPAASRLTGLSVDKLREWTSRRALVPADIRPKKKGSPAQFSWQTILVLRIAVTLRERFHLELQAHKTFLSGLRRQLRSTSFVALWGQTLALLGDDSWKLINNESEVASDDAVLLRLDPHLAAISAGFALPNPSSLNGQLDLFSLPAVHGAQRGSVVDHISPSSTASGRRRSA is encoded by the coding sequence ATGTGTTATGTCACGACCCCAGCTGCATCTAGACTCACTGGCCTGTCGGTTGACAAGCTGCGTGAATGGACCAGCCGGCGAGCCTTGGTACCAGCCGACATTCGACCGAAGAAAAAGGGATCTCCAGCACAGTTCAGTTGGCAGACGATCTTAGTCCTTAGAATCGCGGTTACGCTTCGTGAACGGTTTCATTTGGAGCTGCAAGCCCACAAGACCTTCTTGTCGGGCTTGCGCCGGCAATTACGCAGTACTTCGTTTGTCGCGTTATGGGGGCAGACATTGGCACTTCTCGGCGACGACAGTTGGAAGCTCATTAATAACGAAAGCGAGGTGGCCTCTGATGATGCCGTCCTACTCCGCCTCGATCCGCATCTTGCCGCAATATCGGCCGGCTTCGCTCTGCCAAACCCCTCAAGCCTGAATGGCCAACTCGACCTGTTCTCGCTGCCGGCTGTGCATGGCGCCCAGCGAGGATCGGTCGTTGATCATATCAGTCCTTCTTCGACGGCCTCCGGTCGCAGGCGGTCAGCATGA
- a CDS encoding integrative conjugative element protein, RAQPRD family — protein sequence MAQAEAQANPDARVKFHYPWLKQDLGYIKLGIREHIETPRSEPRSFLPLKGDYRHY from the coding sequence ATCGCCCAAGCCGAGGCGCAAGCCAACCCGGATGCCCGCGTCAAATTCCATTATCCCTGGCTCAAACAGGATCTTGGGTACATCAAGCTCGGCATCCGGGAGCACATCGAGACACCCCGCTCCGAACCGAGATCGTTTCTCCCGCTCAAGGGCGATTACCGCCATTATTGA
- a CDS encoding DUF3262 family protein: MAIDAASSAVFVQGSGVDAATLQMTVVSVAAVGVLVWLAWTAFALWRDWRDGSLGLMDLQWGLMRAAALSLLLIFLIRCAVWPLLAETECEHMHPNKPHLIQGPSTVGLVFAVAAGQALAALPAPVAPGTAPSPRRDIDR, encoded by the coding sequence ATGGCGATCGACGCCGCTTCATCCGCCGTCTTCGTTCAGGGTTCCGGAGTCGACGCCGCGACGCTGCAAATGACCGTGGTCTCGGTCGCCGCCGTGGGTGTCCTGGTCTGGCTGGCCTGGACCGCTTTCGCTCTGTGGCGCGATTGGCGGGACGGGAGTCTTGGCCTGATGGACCTGCAATGGGGTCTGATGCGGGCGGCGGCGCTCAGTTTGCTGCTGATCTTTCTGATCCGGTGCGCCGTTTGGCCTCTTCTCGCTGAAACGGAGTGTGAACACATGCATCCCAACAAACCTCATCTGATTCAAGGTCCGTCAACGGTCGGCCTGGTGTTCGCCGTGGCCGCCGGCCAGGCGCTGGCGGCTCTGCCCGCGCCGGTTGCACCGGGCACGGCCCCGTCGCCTCGGAGAGACATTGATCGTTAA
- a CDS encoding GMC oxidoreductase gives MSSQAPLLEAVVIGSGFGGSISFCRLAQKWKDRVLLLERGKRYPMGSFPRSPHQMAANFWNLPDEAVKRPGHIRKRTLRGMFDIRNYTRMDAVVCAGLGGGSLIYANVFLEPPEQVFQRGWPKRLNKAFLQPYYRVAKAVLAARPIPAWNEEPRRRIVRTELFRSFAENQQRNSTLADICVFFGNDFENPTPIGIQEKNRYGAAQTSCTYCGECDVGCNTHSKNTLDLNYLYVAEHVHKARIQTDCPAEKIVPLNERGEEDSSADGSHGYRVYYRHLDHGPAHVDTRRVVVSAGTLGTNELLLRCRDLYGTLPRLSRRLGQRFSGNGDFLSFVVEGKKPADPNYGPVITQYTDYNLFDKHDPNRGFVLEDASYPAFAAWFAEGLQPSVNPLGMLKKAWRMLKTLWHYIRQSLLGGKWTGSMGDVFYQMLKGDVSYRSSVLLCMGLDKGDGVLTLRDGHLDLDWPQETSMPLYQAILDCGEKFKNFIQSWLFTPLPTWNWPIRNNITVHSLGGCILADSPEEGVVSAGESDRGQVFGYRGLYVADGSVLPSAVGANPVATISAVSEWIAQGITGNPDLPSDDLAKSIA, from the coding sequence ATGAGTTCACAAGCCCCACTGCTCGAAGCGGTCGTCATAGGCAGCGGCTTCGGCGGTTCCATCAGCTTCTGTCGGCTGGCGCAAAAATGGAAAGATCGGGTATTGCTGCTGGAACGCGGCAAGCGCTATCCGATGGGATCGTTCCCCCGCTCGCCACACCAAATGGCCGCCAATTTCTGGAATTTGCCGGACGAGGCGGTGAAACGTCCCGGGCACATCCGCAAACGAACCCTACGCGGCATGTTCGACATCCGCAACTACACGCGCATGGATGCCGTCGTCTGTGCCGGGCTGGGCGGCGGATCTCTGATTTATGCCAATGTCTTTCTGGAGCCTCCGGAGCAGGTGTTCCAGCGCGGCTGGCCCAAGCGACTAAACAAAGCCTTCCTTCAGCCTTATTACCGGGTAGCCAAGGCGGTTCTCGCCGCGCGTCCGATTCCCGCGTGGAACGAGGAGCCCCGCCGCCGCATCGTCCGAACCGAACTGTTCCGGAGTTTCGCCGAAAACCAGCAGCGCAATTCCACCCTGGCGGACATCTGCGTCTTTTTCGGCAACGATTTCGAGAACCCCACTCCCATCGGCATTCAGGAGAAAAATCGTTACGGTGCCGCGCAGACCTCATGCACTTACTGCGGAGAATGCGACGTGGGCTGCAACACCCACTCGAAGAACACGCTCGATCTCAATTATCTCTACGTCGCCGAACACGTGCACAAGGCGCGGATACAAACCGACTGCCCGGCGGAAAAAATCGTTCCGTTGAACGAGCGCGGCGAAGAGGATAGCAGCGCCGACGGATCGCACGGTTATCGGGTCTATTACCGCCATCTCGATCACGGTCCCGCCCATGTCGACACTCGCCGCGTCGTGGTATCCGCCGGCACCCTGGGCACCAACGAACTGCTGCTGCGCTGCCGCGACCTGTACGGCACGCTGCCGCGTCTCAGCCGGCGCCTGGGACAACGCTTTTCGGGTAACGGCGACTTCCTGTCCTTCGTGGTGGAAGGGAAGAAACCGGCCGATCCCAATTACGGTCCGGTGATTACCCAGTACACCGATTACAACCTGTTCGACAAACACGACCCGAACCGCGGTTTTGTCCTGGAAGACGCCAGCTATCCCGCGTTCGCCGCCTGGTTCGCCGAGGGCTTACAGCCGAGCGTGAATCCGCTCGGGATGCTGAAAAAGGCTTGGCGGATGCTCAAAACCCTGTGGCATTACATTCGGCAAAGCCTGTTGGGCGGCAAGTGGACGGGATCCATGGGCGACGTCTTCTATCAGATGCTCAAGGGCGATGTTTCCTACCGCAGCAGCGTGCTGCTGTGCATGGGACTCGACAAGGGCGACGGCGTACTGACCCTCAGGGACGGACACCTGGACCTCGACTGGCCGCAGGAAACCAGCATGCCCCTTTATCAGGCCATTCTGGATTGCGGGGAAAAATTCAAAAACTTCATCCAATCCTGGCTGTTCACGCCGTTGCCCACCTGGAACTGGCCCATCCGCAACAACATCACGGTGCATTCACTCGGCGGCTGCATCCTCGCGGACAGCCCCGAGGAAGGCGTCGTCAGCGCCGGCGAAAGCGATCGGGGCCAAGTTTTCGGCTACCGGGGCCTTTATGTCGCCGACGGCTCGGTCCTGCCCAGCGCCGTGGGAGCCAATCCGGTCGCAACCATTTCCGCCGTCTCGGAGTGGATCGCTCAGGGCATTACCGGCAATCCCGATCTCCCCAGCGACGACCTCGCCAAATCCATCGCTTAA
- a CDS encoding alpha/beta fold hydrolase, whose protein sequence is MSTNLQNPIGFQFTEEMKGYLAAGETSFEDGYRKGEADGSYFMFHLIIKTEDLDGFLASSEHQAQAIGYVQGSLVGGRRPVLKGVFNLFVDTADLNRKEMRYRLFLEDSEGRPLTLSGFKSIQNNAGPDVWKDTTTLFTNLYRGHLQADQEAGAELFAAGILRIELPDFMHQLTTLRADAPTLPARLSAMERFGKFFFGALWETYAPSLMPKIGPFEREIPLYTTEGVRDAEITTHPFTTADRLGLSLLRFQRAPCDDVVVIIHGLTTSSDMFIMPEHYNLVQYLLDHGFTDVWTMDFRMSNRYPYNLHRNRYNMDDIALFDHPAAIATVRRAVGEGKRIHVICHCLGSVSFVMSLFGKAVTGIRSVIANSVSLTPRVPAWSKVKLAAGPFLCDYLLSVEYINPYWRREPGWSMGKLLGGLISFFHRECDSPECHMLSFMWGTGFPALYSHENLLDVTHRRGGDLYGGVSVHYYRHVRKMVQAGSTAVKFEPGDAKYQALPDNYFAYAADIETPVLFMTGQENHVFTDSNIVCHQRLEKIVPGRHQLHVFPGYGHQDVFMGKNVHVDIFPRLLQFLESQRN, encoded by the coding sequence ATGAGTACGAATCTTCAAAATCCCATCGGCTTCCAATTCACCGAAGAAATGAAGGGCTACCTTGCCGCCGGCGAGACTTCGTTCGAGGACGGCTACCGGAAGGGCGAGGCCGACGGCAGCTATTTCATGTTCCACCTGATCATCAAGACCGAGGACCTGGACGGTTTTCTCGCGTCTTCGGAACACCAGGCCCAGGCTATCGGCTACGTCCAGGGCTCCCTGGTCGGCGGACGGCGCCCGGTCCTGAAAGGCGTTTTCAACCTGTTCGTCGATACCGCCGACCTGAATCGCAAGGAGATGCGCTATCGCCTGTTTCTCGAGGACTCCGAAGGCCGCCCGCTCACCCTGAGCGGGTTCAAGAGCATCCAGAACAATGCCGGTCCGGATGTCTGGAAGGACACCACGACCCTGTTCACCAATCTTTATCGCGGCCATTTGCAGGCGGATCAGGAGGCCGGCGCGGAGTTGTTCGCCGCCGGCATTCTGCGTATCGAGCTTCCCGATTTCATGCACCAGCTGACCACGCTGCGCGCGGATGCGCCGACCCTCCCGGCACGGCTCTCCGCCATGGAACGCTTCGGCAAATTCTTCTTCGGTGCCTTGTGGGAAACCTACGCGCCGTCACTGATGCCGAAGATCGGTCCCTTCGAGCGCGAAATTCCGCTCTATACCACGGAAGGCGTACGCGATGCCGAAATCACCACCCACCCGTTCACCACCGCCGATCGGTTGGGACTGAGCCTGCTGCGGTTCCAGCGGGCGCCTTGCGACGACGTGGTGGTCATCATTCACGGGCTGACCACGTCCAGCGACATGTTCATCATGCCGGAGCACTACAATCTGGTGCAGTACCTCCTGGACCACGGCTTCACCGATGTCTGGACCATGGACTTCCGCATGAGCAACCGGTATCCCTATAACCTGCATCGCAACCGCTACAACATGGACGACATCGCCCTGTTCGATCATCCGGCGGCCATCGCGACGGTGCGCCGCGCGGTCGGCGAGGGCAAGCGCATCCACGTGATCTGCCATTGCCTGGGATCGGTATCGTTCGTGATGAGCCTGTTCGGCAAAGCGGTGACCGGCATTCGCAGCGTCATCGCCAACAGCGTGTCCCTTACCCCGCGGGTGCCCGCCTGGTCGAAAGTCAAGCTCGCCGCGGGACCGTTCCTCTGCGATTACCTGCTGAGCGTCGAATACATCAATCCTTATTGGCGGCGCGAGCCCGGCTGGTCGATGGGAAAGCTTCTGGGCGGGCTGATTTCGTTCTTCCACCGGGAATGCGATTCCCCGGAATGCCATATGCTCAGCTTCATGTGGGGCACCGGCTTTCCGGCTCTGTACAGCCACGAGAACCTGCTCGACGTCACCCATAGGCGCGGCGGCGATCTGTACGGCGGCGTCAGCGTGCATTACTACCGCCATGTCCGAAAGATGGTTCAGGCCGGCAGCACGGCAGTGAAATTCGAGCCCGGCGATGCCAAGTATCAAGCCCTGCCCGACAATTATTTCGCCTATGCCGCCGACATCGAGACGCCGGTATTGTTCATGACCGGCCAGGAGAATCACGTGTTCACCGATTCCAATATCGTCTGCCACCAGCGGCTGGAAAAAATCGTGCCGGGGCGGCACCAACTGCATGTGTTTCCCGGTTATGGCCACCAGGATGTGTTCATGGGGAAAAACGTCCATGTGGATATTTTTCCGCGTCTCCTGCAATTCCTGGAAAGCCAGCGAAACTAG
- the tnpA gene encoding IS200/IS605 family transposase has translation MNNDNDIRHGRHCVFKMHVHLVFVAKYRRRVFDGDAINRLRTIFAKVCADFEAQLIEMDGEDDHVHLLVEYPPKVAVSNLVNSLKGVSSRLLRKERPDIQKRYWKGVLWSPSYFASSCGGAPISIVRQYIEQQQTPH, from the coding sequence ATGAACAATGACAACGATATAAGGCATGGACGGCACTGCGTTTTCAAAATGCACGTCCACTTGGTCTTTGTGGCGAAATATCGCCGCAGGGTATTCGATGGCGACGCCATCAACCGGCTGCGCACGATCTTCGCCAAGGTCTGCGCCGACTTCGAGGCGCAACTGATCGAGATGGACGGCGAGGACGATCACGTTCACCTGCTTGTGGAATACCCGCCCAAGGTGGCTGTCTCCAATCTCGTGAACAGCCTCAAAGGCGTCTCCAGTCGCCTGCTGCGGAAGGAACGGCCCGACATCCAGAAGCGCTACTGGAAAGGCGTGCTGTGGTCGCCGTCCTATTTCGCTTCAAGCTGTGGCGGCGCGCCGATTTCCATCGTGCGCCAGTACATCGAGCAGCAGCAAACCCCACACTGA